A single window of Sandaracinaceae bacterium DNA harbors:
- a CDS encoding helix-turn-helix domain-containing protein, with translation MANDNQRDLLTSTEAAELLGASPTSVKRWADEGILPCVRTAGRHRRFARDDLERFHREKMGAPPDEGVGGPDTFDAWLSDLLEGRPYRVQARLFELRSSVGSWRAVGERVGELVTEVGERWARGELSVVEEHLATERLGRALARVSETLPLSPDAPRALLLTPQHEEHTLGLSMLELALRELGWQPVWSGRRTPVEHFDEALAELDVQLVAASASAYADDPVEMARVARALADACSARGVTLLFGGNGAWPDPPPYGRRLHGFREMTGALPPAEAARRQRKQPPSPR, from the coding sequence TTGGCGAACGACAACCAACGAGACCTTCTGACCAGCACCGAGGCCGCCGAGCTGCTCGGCGCGAGCCCCACCAGCGTCAAGCGCTGGGCCGACGAGGGCATCTTGCCGTGCGTCCGCACCGCGGGCCGTCACCGCCGCTTCGCCCGCGACGACCTGGAGCGCTTCCACCGGGAGAAGATGGGCGCTCCGCCAGACGAGGGCGTCGGCGGCCCCGACACGTTCGACGCGTGGCTCTCGGACCTGCTCGAGGGCCGGCCTTATCGCGTCCAGGCGCGCCTCTTCGAGCTCCGCTCGAGCGTCGGCTCCTGGCGCGCGGTGGGGGAGCGCGTGGGCGAGCTGGTCACCGAGGTGGGCGAGCGCTGGGCGCGGGGCGAGCTGTCGGTCGTGGAGGAGCACCTCGCCACCGAGCGCCTCGGCCGTGCGCTCGCGCGCGTCAGCGAGACGCTCCCGCTCAGCCCCGACGCCCCTCGCGCGCTGCTGCTGACCCCGCAGCACGAAGAGCACACGCTGGGCCTCTCCATGCTCGAGCTCGCGCTCCGCGAGCTGGGCTGGCAGCCCGTGTGGTCCGGTCGCCGCACGCCGGTCGAGCACTTCGACGAGGCGCTGGCCGAGCTCGACGTGCAGCTCGTCGCGGCCAGCGCGTCGGCCTACGCGGACGATCCGGTGGAGATGGCGCGGGTCGCGCGCGCGCTCGCCGACGCCTGCTCGGCCCGGGGCGTCACGCTCCTCTTCGGCGGCAACGGGGCGTGGCCCGACCCACCGCCCTACGGGAGACGCCTGCACGGGTTCCGTGAGATGACCGGCGCGTTGCCCCCGGCCGAGGCGGCCCGACGTCAGAGGAAGCAGCCGCCCTCGCCCCGATAG
- a CDS encoding alanine racemase produces MDWRAFANLLSSERLPAAIVDLDAMDRNVDRVLDALAGTDKTCRVASKSVRHVGLLRRILERGGARFRGLMCFTLEEACFLHDRGFDDLLVAYPSLQASALADVARRVAQGATIRPMVDAREHLEACARAARAAGTTLEVVLELDVAYQPARRVHLGALRSPLRTARQLVALAREAASMEGVEVAGLMGYEAHVAGLPDDSPFSRALNPARRALKRLAVPQVARARAEAVSALRQAGVDLRLVNGGGSGSLDTTTAEACVTEVTAGSGFLCSHLFDYFRAAHFEPAAFFALEVSRAPTDDVITCLGGGYVASGEPGWDRLPVPWMPPGLSYISMEGAGEVQTPLRLSGHGPRPRVGEPVIFRHAKAGELAERFTEYLLVRSGEVVAREPTYRGEGGCFL; encoded by the coding sequence ATGGACTGGCGCGCCTTCGCGAACCTGCTCTCGTCCGAGCGCCTCCCGGCCGCGATCGTCGACCTCGACGCGATGGACCGGAACGTCGACCGGGTGCTGGATGCCCTGGCCGGCACCGACAAGACATGTCGCGTCGCCTCGAAGTCCGTGCGCCACGTGGGCCTGCTGCGTCGCATCCTCGAGCGCGGCGGCGCGCGCTTCCGCGGGCTGATGTGCTTCACGCTCGAGGAGGCCTGCTTCCTCCACGATCGAGGCTTCGACGACCTGCTCGTCGCCTACCCCAGCCTCCAGGCGAGCGCGCTGGCCGACGTCGCGAGGCGCGTGGCGCAGGGAGCGACGATCCGTCCGATGGTGGACGCGCGCGAGCACCTCGAGGCGTGCGCGCGCGCGGCCCGGGCGGCGGGCACCACGCTGGAGGTCGTGCTCGAGCTGGACGTGGCCTACCAGCCAGCGCGCCGTGTCCACCTCGGCGCGCTGCGCAGCCCCCTCCGCACCGCCAGACAGCTGGTCGCGCTCGCGCGAGAGGCCGCCTCGATGGAGGGCGTGGAGGTGGCCGGCCTGATGGGCTACGAGGCGCACGTCGCCGGCCTCCCGGACGACAGCCCCTTCAGCCGCGCCCTCAACCCGGCGCGCCGCGCGCTGAAGCGCCTGGCCGTCCCGCAGGTCGCGAGGGCGCGCGCCGAGGCGGTGAGCGCGCTGCGCCAGGCGGGCGTGGACCTCCGGCTCGTCAACGGGGGCGGGAGCGGCTCGCTCGACACCACCACCGCCGAGGCGTGCGTGACCGAGGTGACGGCGGGCTCGGGCTTCCTCTGCTCGCACCTCTTCGACTACTTCCGCGCCGCCCACTTCGAGCCCGCCGCCTTCTTCGCGCTCGAGGTCTCGCGCGCGCCCACGGACGACGTGATCACCTGCCTCGGCGGCGGCTACGTCGCGAGCGGAGAGCCGGGCTGGGATCGACTGCCCGTCCCGTGGATGCCCCCAGGGCTCTCCTACATCTCGATGGAGGGCGCAGGAGAGGTGCAAACACCGCTGCGCCTCTCCGGGCACGGTCCGCGCCCGCGCGTCGGCGAGCCGGTGATCTTTCGCCACGCGAAGGCCGGCGAGCTGGCCGAGCGCTTCACGGAGTATCTGCTCGTCCGGAGCGGAGAGGTCGTCGCGCGGGAGCCGACCTATCGGGGCGAGGGCGGCTGCTTCCTCTGA
- a CDS encoding DUF4234 domain-containing protein has protein sequence MTKRSPLAVVVLTVVTFGLYAYWWLYRTTKELQRETDRDDLRPLLDVLLAVVTVGLWGIWAGYRNSKIVHEEMLERGEEHLDRSMAVGVISALSLATGWAWVVAMAILQEDLNRLAETDFVFAPAAPFEGAREPIRARVETADPVEAQVDEQVDEHAWEPAHASSRGVEVWTSTAPAPVVY, from the coding sequence GTGACCAAGCGCTCTCCGCTCGCCGTCGTCGTTCTCACCGTCGTGACCTTCGGGTTGTACGCCTACTGGTGGCTGTATCGAACCACCAAAGAGCTGCAGCGAGAGACCGATCGAGACGACCTGCGGCCGCTCCTCGACGTGCTCCTCGCCGTCGTCACCGTGGGCCTGTGGGGGATCTGGGCCGGGTACCGGAATTCCAAGATCGTGCACGAGGAGATGCTGGAGCGCGGCGAAGAGCACCTGGACCGCTCGATGGCGGTCGGCGTGATCTCCGCGCTGAGCCTGGCCACCGGCTGGGCGTGGGTCGTCGCGATGGCGATCCTCCAGGAGGACCTCAACCGGCTGGCCGAGACGGACTTCGTGTTCGCGCCCGCCGCGCCGTTCGAGGGCGCTCGCGAGCCCATCCGTGCCCGCGTCGAGACCGCGGATCCCGTCGAGGCGCAGGTCGACGAGCAGGTCGACGAGCACGCGTGGGAGCCCGCGCACGCCAGCTCGCGCGGGGTCGAGGTGTGGACCTCCACCGCGCCGGCGCCCGTCGTCTACTGA
- the crtI gene encoding phytoene desaturase family protein, which produces MSHVAIVGAGLGGLSAAIHLAVAGHRVTVLEGAARPGGKAGVVTLPGGVEADTGPSLLTLPHVFDGLFRAAGTSLERALTLRPLSPAFRYLWPDGTQLDLHHDVRASERSVREALGAEAAEDFRAFVGYAKGIWDVAAPHFVEGPAPRLSRMVEHLSALPRIDPLRTMRGAIHARVRSPHLRDVLMRYATYNGSDPRRAPATLLCIAYVDLALGGLGIEGGVAALVRALVQGAERLGVEIRTRSWVERVRVRDGRVRGVVVDGRALDADAVVVNADVAHLRETLLPDARAPGRGGPPSTSAWNCILAARRRADGAPHTVLFPARYEAEFADLFDRDRPPEDPTIYLCAQSSAHARAGWADREAVFVMVNAPAEPASGSRDPAVWDRVRASVEARLRANGLWGEGDRLVWSRTPADLARRFPGSRGALYGAASTSRLAAFKRPPNRVRGVRGLYLASGTAHPGGGMPLCVLSGRAAADALVADFGRGARRPPTRERAATL; this is translated from the coding sequence ATGAGCCACGTCGCCATCGTCGGCGCCGGGCTGGGGGGGCTCTCCGCCGCCATCCATCTCGCCGTGGCGGGTCACCGGGTGACGGTGCTCGAGGGGGCGGCGCGCCCCGGCGGCAAGGCGGGCGTGGTGACGCTCCCGGGTGGGGTCGAGGCCGACACCGGCCCGAGCCTGCTCACCTTGCCCCACGTCTTCGACGGGCTCTTCCGCGCCGCGGGCACGTCGCTCGAGCGCGCCCTGACCTTGCGCCCGCTCAGCCCCGCGTTCCGCTATCTCTGGCCGGACGGCACGCAGCTCGACCTGCATCACGACGTGCGCGCGTCGGAGCGCTCCGTGCGAGAGGCGCTCGGGGCGGAGGCGGCCGAGGACTTCCGCGCGTTCGTCGGCTACGCGAAGGGGATCTGGGACGTGGCGGCCCCGCACTTCGTGGAGGGGCCCGCGCCGCGCCTCTCGCGCATGGTCGAGCACCTCTCGGCCCTGCCCCGCATCGACCCGCTGCGCACGATGCGCGGAGCGATCCACGCGCGCGTCCGCTCGCCGCACCTGCGGGACGTCCTGATGCGCTACGCGACCTACAACGGCTCCGACCCGCGGCGCGCGCCCGCGACGCTGCTCTGCATCGCGTACGTGGACCTCGCGCTCGGGGGCCTCGGGATCGAGGGCGGCGTGGCCGCGCTCGTCCGCGCGCTCGTGCAGGGCGCGGAGCGGCTCGGGGTGGAGATCCGCACCCGGAGCTGGGTCGAGCGCGTCCGCGTGCGCGACGGCCGCGTGCGCGGCGTGGTGGTCGACGGCCGCGCGCTCGACGCCGACGCCGTCGTGGTGAACGCGGACGTGGCCCACCTGAGAGAGACGCTCCTGCCCGACGCGCGCGCGCCGGGCCGCGGCGGGCCCCCCTCCACGTCGGCGTGGAACTGCATCCTCGCGGCGCGGCGCCGCGCGGATGGGGCGCCCCACACCGTGCTCTTCCCCGCGCGCTACGAGGCGGAGTTCGCGGATCTCTTCGACCGGGACCGGCCGCCCGAGGACCCCACCATCTACCTCTGCGCCCAGTCGAGCGCGCACGCGAGGGCGGGGTGGGCCGACCGCGAGGCGGTCTTCGTCATGGTCAACGCGCCGGCCGAGCCCGCGTCGGGGTCGCGCGATCCGGCGGTGTGGGACCGCGTGCGGGCGTCGGTCGAGGCGCGGCTGCGGGCAAACGGGCTCTGGGGCGAAGGCGACAGGCTGGTCTGGTCGAGGACCCCCGCCGATCTGGCGCGCCGCTTCCCCGGGAGCCGGGGCGCGCTCTATGGCGCCGCCAGCACGAGCCGACTCGCCGCCTTCAAGCGCCCCCCCAACCGCGTGCGCGGCGTGAGGGGCCTCTACCTCGCGTCCGGCACGGCGCACCCGGGCGGCGGCATGCCGCTCTGCGTGCTGTCGGGTCGCGCGGCCGCGGACGCCCTCGTCGCAGACTTCGGCCGGGGCGCGCGCCGGCCCCCCACACGAGAGCGCGCGGCGACCCTCTGA
- a CDS encoding ATP-binding protein, giving the protein MSNVYRLHPERDGWSEVPATVTSSGTLAKEADDELRRLRDALADRDAELSLLAHVVSHDLRAPLRAITGFGELLQDELGARLEPEAADYLERMTGGAERLQSMIDALVRYLRLGPPSFETVDLGTVVESVLADRTDAPEIELGALPRVEGDPAMLTTLLEALIDNGLKFADPDRACRVHVGARLEGERWVVEVRDTGIGFEPHLEERARAMFVQLHPRGRFPGLGFGLALAAKILALHDSELWFESVPGEGTTVRFHLAPAAF; this is encoded by the coding sequence ATGTCCAATGTCTATCGACTGCACCCCGAGCGGGACGGCTGGTCCGAGGTTCCGGCGACGGTGACCTCGTCGGGCACCCTCGCGAAGGAGGCGGACGACGAGCTGCGGCGGCTGCGTGACGCGCTCGCGGACCGTGACGCGGAGCTCTCGCTGCTGGCGCACGTCGTCTCCCACGATCTCCGCGCCCCGCTGAGGGCCATCACCGGCTTCGGCGAGCTGCTGCAGGACGAGCTGGGCGCGCGCCTCGAGCCCGAGGCGGCGGACTACCTCGAGCGCATGACGGGCGGCGCCGAGCGGCTCCAGAGCATGATCGACGCGCTCGTGCGGTACCTGCGGCTCGGCCCGCCGTCGTTCGAGACGGTGGACCTGGGGACCGTCGTCGAGAGCGTGCTCGCAGACCGGACGGACGCGCCGGAGATCGAGCTGGGGGCGCTGCCGCGCGTCGAGGGGGATCCCGCGATGCTGACGACCCTCCTGGAGGCGCTCATCGACAACGGGCTGAAGTTCGCCGATCCGGATCGCGCGTGTCGCGTCCACGTCGGCGCGCGCCTCGAGGGCGAGCGCTGGGTGGTCGAGGTACGCGACACGGGCATCGGGTTCGAGCCGCACCTCGAGGAGCGCGCGCGGGCGATGTTCGTCCAGCTGCACCCCCGCGGTCGCTTCCCGGGGCTGGGCTTCGGACTCGCGCTCGCGGCGAAGATCCTCGCTCTGCACGACTCCGAGCTTTGGTTCGAGTCGGTGCCCGGGGAGGGGACGACCGTGCGGTTCCATCTGGCTCCGGCTGCTTTCTAA